One region of Halohasta litchfieldiae genomic DNA includes:
- a CDS encoding tripartite tricarboxylate transporter TctB family protein — MTSTEAEEEATNRPARSTSAIALFRLAFPIAGVILAILYIQNTYGRIRLDNLYYPYFVIGILGVLTVTVFATEIRELLGHQSDLGFKESVREAVIEWKRSIGFTVVAIIYIWLIEPVGFFIATAIGLVSVMVVGGRRDPIWISISTALILVFVYLMFVQLMGLRPPQGPLGL; from the coding sequence ATGACATCAACAGAGGCCGAAGAAGAGGCCACGAATCGTCCAGCTCGGTCGACGAGTGCGATTGCCCTGTTCAGGCTGGCATTTCCGATTGCCGGCGTGATCTTAGCGATACTGTACATCCAAAACACCTACGGGCGAATCCGATTAGATAACCTGTACTACCCGTACTTCGTGATCGGCATCCTCGGAGTCCTGACGGTTACCGTGTTCGCGACCGAGATTCGGGAACTGCTCGGCCATCAGAGCGATCTCGGATTCAAAGAATCCGTCCGTGAGGCAGTCATCGAGTGGAAGCGCTCGATTGGGTTTACGGTCGTCGCAATCATCTACATTTGGCTGATCGAACCTGTTGGCTTCTTCATCGCGACAGCCATCGGGCTGGTCAGTGTGATGGTTGTTGGCGGACGCCGAGACCCGATCTGGATCTCCATCTCGACGGCACTGATCCTCGTGTTCGTCTACCTGATGTTCGTTCAGCTAATGGGGTTGCGGCCACCACAGGGACCACTCGGACTATGA
- a CDS encoding tripartite tricarboxylate transporter permease: MIPLQVELIGEALGVLLTLENLVFIAVGVTFGMLAGSIPGFTGTNTVAIALPFTLPMTPEIALVTLSAIYVGANYGGAIPAVLINTPGTAGATATVLDAYPMSQQGDASKALGISIFASVVGGFVSAIIILFMLQPIGEIAFLFTNREIFVLGIFGLAAVAVAIGDNIRKGLIGGFIGLLIAAMPVDPTTGQRRLDFGYFGLYDEVPFVPVVVGLFAISELFYLINKSAISEDNSIETSYADIFSGVKYVISRPVALFRAMGIGLIIGSMPGAGTSVANFVSWAAAKSLSNKPESFGEGNPNGVIASEASNSAVTAGSLVPTLALGIPGSGTTAVMLAALLLHGLRPGPQLMQNFALEANVIILSLLVANVFLLISALAVSKYLVRVVTMPANLIVPAILALTVIGAFAMRSSMFDVWLMFIFGIIGFVMRENDYSLIPLILGVILGPIIEGSFLRSMLISSNDFGYFFGSTIAIILWVLIVLVLFIQPISNVVRGVIESRTDLLN, translated from the coding sequence ATGATACCGCTTCAGGTCGAGCTTATCGGCGAGGCGCTGGGGGTGCTGTTGACGCTCGAAAACCTCGTGTTCATTGCGGTCGGTGTGACCTTCGGTATGCTGGCTGGCTCGATCCCCGGCTTTACGGGGACGAACACGGTCGCAATCGCGCTGCCGTTTACGCTGCCGATGACCCCGGAGATCGCGCTTGTCACGCTGTCGGCGATCTACGTCGGGGCAAACTACGGTGGGGCGATCCCCGCGGTGCTGATCAACACGCCCGGGACAGCCGGCGCGACAGCGACCGTGCTGGATGCCTACCCGATGTCCCAGCAGGGAGATGCCTCGAAAGCACTCGGGATCTCGATCTTCGCGAGCGTGGTTGGCGGGTTCGTGTCGGCGATTATTATCCTCTTCATGCTCCAGCCGATTGGCGAAATCGCGTTCCTCTTCACGAACCGGGAGATCTTCGTCCTCGGGATATTCGGGCTGGCAGCCGTCGCGGTTGCCATCGGTGACAACATCCGCAAGGGCCTGATCGGCGGCTTCATCGGACTGTTGATCGCCGCGATGCCCGTCGACCCGACGACCGGCCAGCGTCGACTCGACTTCGGCTACTTCGGCCTCTACGACGAGGTGCCGTTCGTCCCCGTCGTCGTCGGCCTGTTCGCCATCTCGGAGCTGTTTTACCTGATCAACAAATCCGCTATCAGTGAGGACAACTCGATAGAGACCTCCTACGCCGACATCTTCAGCGGCGTCAAATATGTCATCAGTCGACCGGTGGCGCTGTTCCGGGCGATGGGGATCGGCCTCATCATCGGTTCGATGCCCGGCGCAGGGACGTCCGTGGCCAACTTCGTGAGCTGGGCCGCGGCGAAATCGCTCTCCAACAAGCCCGAATCGTTCGGTGAAGGGAATCCCAACGGTGTGATCGCGTCCGAGGCCTCGAACAGTGCGGTGACGGCTGGTTCGCTGGTGCCCACACTTGCACTCGGGATTCCGGGCAGCGGGACGACTGCCGTGATGCTTGCGGCACTGCTGCTCCACGGGCTTCGGCCGGGCCCACAGCTGATGCAGAACTTCGCGCTTGAAGCGAACGTGATCATCCTCTCGCTGCTTGTCGCCAACGTGTTCCTGTTGATCTCCGCGCTGGCGGTCTCGAAGTATCTCGTTCGGGTGGTGACGATGCCGGCGAACCTGATCGTCCCGGCCATCTTAGCGTTGACAGTGATCGGTGCGTTTGCGATGCGGAGCAGTATGTTCGACGTCTGGCTGATGTTCATCTTCGGGATCATCGGCTTCGTCATGCGGGAAAACGACTACTCGTTGATCCCGCTGATCTTGGGTGTCATCCTTGGCCCCATCATCGAGGGCTCGTTCCTCCGGAGCATGCTGATCAGCAGCAATGATTTCGGCTACTTCTTCGGAAGTACGATTGCGATCATCCTCTGGGTCCTGATCGTGTTGGTGCTGTTCATCCAGCCGATCTCGAACGTCGTCCGCGGGGTGATCGAAAGCAGAACGGACCTCCTGAACTGA
- the citZ gene encoding citrate synthase yields the protein MTADYNPGLDGIVLGPTELSGVDGEAGVLTYRGYPIEELAGTVSYEETVYLLWYGELPTTAELDAFSEKLTANRALPEPLPTLLAELVKSNDDPMDAVRTAVSALTASDPDAGEAAGSRDDTEGAAIRLTAVLPTIIATYVRLRDGDEPVDPRDDLGHAANFLYMLTGEEPEPVVADTLDMALVLHLDHGINASTFSGKVNASTLATVYSSVTGSLAALSGPLHGGANADVMRMLQAVDASDKSPTEWVDDAIARGDRIPGFGHRVYQVKDPRAIVLQERSKALAEAAGETKWYEYSTEIEGYLAEEKGIKPNVDFYSSSMYYVMDIPIDIYTPIFAISRMAGWLAHLFEQYEDNRLIRPLGDYVGEHGKTVTPLDER from the coding sequence ATGACTGCGGACTACAATCCAGGACTGGATGGGATCGTTCTTGGCCCGACTGAGCTGAGCGGTGTCGACGGCGAGGCCGGGGTGCTCACCTACCGTGGCTACCCAATCGAGGAGCTCGCCGGAACGGTGAGCTATGAGGAGACCGTCTATCTGCTCTGGTACGGCGAACTGCCGACAACCGCGGAACTCGATGCCTTCTCGGAGAAACTGACTGCCAACCGAGCGCTGCCCGAGCCCCTCCCGACACTGCTAGCGGAGTTGGTCAAATCGAACGACGACCCGATGGATGCGGTTCGCACCGCCGTCTCGGCACTCACCGCAAGCGATCCGGACGCAGGCGAGGCCGCCGGAAGCAGAGACGATACCGAGGGCGCAGCGATCCGGTTAACGGCTGTGCTGCCGACGATCATCGCAACCTACGTTCGACTCCGTGACGGCGACGAGCCGGTCGACCCACGTGATGATCTGGGCCACGCCGCGAACTTCCTCTACATGCTCACCGGTGAGGAGCCGGAGCCTGTCGTTGCCGACACGCTGGATATGGCGCTCGTCCTCCATCTCGACCACGGGATCAACGCCTCGACGTTCTCCGGCAAGGTCAACGCGAGCACGCTTGCGACGGTCTATAGCTCCGTGACTGGCTCGCTGGCCGCGCTCTCCGGACCGCTTCACGGTGGCGCAAACGCCGACGTGATGCGAATGCTTCAGGCGGTCGACGCGAGCGATAAAAGCCCGACCGAGTGGGTCGACGATGCAATCGCCCGCGGCGACCGGATTCCCGGCTTCGGCCACCGCGTCTACCAAGTCAAAGATCCCCGCGCGATTGTGCTTCAGGAGCGATCCAAGGCACTCGCCGAGGCCGCCGGCGAGACCAAATGGTACGAGTACAGCACCGAGATCGAGGGTTATCTCGCCGAGGAGAAAGGCATCAAACCGAACGTCGACTTCTACTCGTCAAGCATGTACTACGTGATGGACATCCCAATCGATATTTATACACCAATCTTCGCCATCTCGCGGATGGCCGGCTGGCTGGCCCACCTGTTCGAACAGTACGAGGACAACCGACTGATCCGCCCGCTGGGCGACTACGTCGGCGAGCACGGCAAGACAGTCACGCCGCTCGACGAGCGATAA